A genomic region of Pseudomonas sp. KU43P contains the following coding sequences:
- a CDS encoding hybrid sensor histidine kinase/response regulator, which produces MLSPITAKLLIVDDLPENLLALDALIQGEGCEVHQAHSAEAALSLLLEHEFALAILDVQMPGMNGFELAELMRGTEKTRNIPIVFVTAAGREMNYAFKGYESGAVDFLYKPLDTMAVKSKVSVFVDLYRQRKVLDRQLQALEHSREQQEQLLAQLQVAQGELERAVRMRDDFMSIVSHEVRTPLNGLILETQLRKMHLARGNLDAFSADKLQAMVERDERQINSLIRLIEDMLDVSRIRTGKLSLRPKLFDLGHLARGLVENFTAQATALETYIELQRCEPLQGEWDEFRIEQVLANLLSNALRYGDRRPVHVRVFAQEGMAWVQVQDQGIGISAANQQRIFQQFERVAAHQASCGLGLGLYISEQIVQAHGGRILVESEEGKGATFSLILPLSTSAAQNDQARATSA; this is translated from the coding sequence ATGCTAAGCCCCATCACTGCCAAACTGCTGATCGTCGACGACCTGCCGGAAAACCTGCTGGCCCTTGACGCCCTGATCCAAGGGGAAGGCTGCGAGGTGCACCAGGCCCATTCGGCCGAAGCGGCGTTGTCGCTGCTGCTCGAGCACGAGTTTGCCCTGGCCATTCTCGACGTGCAGATGCCGGGCATGAACGGTTTCGAGCTGGCCGAGCTGATGCGCGGCACGGAAAAGACTCGCAATATCCCGATCGTCTTCGTTACCGCGGCCGGCCGCGAGATGAACTACGCCTTCAAGGGCTACGAGAGCGGCGCGGTGGATTTTCTGTACAAGCCGCTCGACACCATGGCAGTGAAGAGCAAGGTGTCGGTGTTCGTCGACCTGTACCGCCAGCGCAAGGTGCTCGATCGCCAGTTGCAGGCCCTGGAGCACAGCCGCGAGCAGCAGGAGCAGCTGCTGGCCCAGTTGCAGGTGGCGCAGGGTGAGCTGGAGCGCGCGGTGCGCATGCGCGACGACTTCATGTCGATCGTCTCCCATGAGGTGCGCACTCCGCTGAACGGCCTGATTCTGGAAACCCAGTTGCGCAAGATGCACCTGGCGCGTGGCAACCTCGACGCGTTCAGCGCCGACAAGCTGCAGGCGATGGTCGAGCGCGACGAACGGCAGATCAACAGCCTGATCCGTTTGATCGAAGACATGCTCGATGTGTCGCGCATTCGCACTGGCAAGCTGTCGCTGCGGCCCAAGCTGTTCGACCTCGGCCATCTGGCCCGTGGCCTGGTGGAGAATTTCACGGCCCAGGCGACGGCGCTGGAAACCTACATCGAGTTGCAGCGCTGCGAGCCGTTGCAGGGTGAGTGGGACGAGTTTCGTATTGAACAAGTACTGGCCAACCTGTTGTCCAATGCGTTGCGCTACGGCGACCGGCGCCCGGTTCATGTAAGGGTGTTCGCTCAGGAAGGCATGGCCTGGGTGCAGGTACAGGACCAGGGCATCGGCATCAGTGCTGCCAACCAGCAGCGGATCTTCCAGCAGTTCGAGCGGGTCGCCGCACACCAGGCCAGCTGCGGTCTGGGCTTGGGGCTGTATATCTCCGAGCAGATCGTCCAAGCCCATGGCGGGCGCATTCTGGTCGAGAGCGAGGAGGGCAAGGGTGCCACCTTCAGCCTCATCTTGCCGCTGTCGACATCAGCAGCACAAAACGACCAGGCGCGGGCAACCTCTGCGTAA
- the cobF gene encoding precorrin-6A synthase (deacetylating) gives MKELLLIGIGPGDPRQVTYEAVEAMRRATVFFVLDKGADKDALVGLRKAILERYCPEGGYRLVQVADPRRDAEAVDYVEAVQDWHRQRAALYARLISEEMGAEDIGAFLLWGEPSLYDSTLRVLDLVRERGVALRLQVIPGISSVQALAARHLVPLNRIGEPLTVLPGRRLIEQGVMDNVVVMLDGQCAFAALDDPGLVIYWGAYLGTEDEVLIAGPLQAVKARILEVREEARARKGWVMDTYLLRREL, from the coding sequence ATGAAAGAGCTGCTGCTGATCGGCATCGGCCCCGGCGACCCACGCCAGGTCACCTACGAGGCCGTGGAGGCGATGCGCCGTGCCACGGTGTTCTTCGTGCTCGACAAGGGCGCTGACAAGGACGCGCTGGTAGGGCTGCGCAAGGCCATCCTCGAACGTTACTGCCCCGAAGGTGGCTACCGCCTGGTGCAGGTCGCCGACCCGCGACGCGATGCCGAGGCCGTGGACTATGTGGAGGCCGTGCAGGACTGGCATCGCCAGCGCGCTGCCCTGTACGCCCGCCTGATCAGCGAGGAAATGGGCGCCGAGGATATCGGTGCCTTCTTGCTGTGGGGCGAGCCGAGTTTGTATGACAGCACCTTGCGCGTGCTGGATCTTGTTCGCGAACGGGGCGTTGCCCTGCGCCTGCAGGTAATTCCGGGTATCAGCAGCGTGCAGGCGTTGGCAGCGCGGCATCTGGTCCCGCTCAACCGTATCGGCGAGCCGCTGACCGTGCTGCCAGGGCGGCGCCTGATCGAGCAAGGGGTGATGGACAATGTGGTGGTGATGCTCGATGGGCAGTGTGCGTTCGCTGCGCTCGACGACCCCGGGCTGGTGATCTACTGGGGCGCTTACCTGGGCACCGAGGACGAGGTGCTGATTGCCGGGCCTTTGCAGGCGGTCAAGGCGCGCATTCTGGAGGTGCGGGAGGAGGCGAGGGCGCGCAAGGGGTGGGTCATGGATACCTACCTGTTGCGGCGGGAGCTTTAG
- a CDS encoding CheR family methyltransferase, with product MTSERNTDIEIRLLIEAIYLKYSYDFRDYSGASIKRRILHALRQFDCLTVSALQERVLHDPGMFMQLLQFLTIPVSEMFRDPSHFLALRNEVVPLLRTWPSIKIWIAGCSTGEEVYSMAILLREEGLLDRTIIYATDINPRSLEKAKQGIYSMQSMREYEENYRRAGGRRDFSEYYTAAYGNAIMDSSLRDNVTFADHSLATDSVFSETQLVSCRNVLIYFNKALQDRALGLFHESLCHRGFLVLGSKESVDFSAYAERFEPLVKPERIYRKS from the coding sequence TTGACTAGCGAACGCAACACCGACATCGAGATCCGCTTGCTGATCGAGGCGATCTACCTCAAGTACAGCTACGATTTCCGCGATTACTCCGGCGCTTCGATCAAGCGCCGGATTCTCCATGCCCTGCGCCAGTTCGACTGCCTTACCGTGTCGGCCCTGCAGGAACGGGTGCTGCACGACCCGGGGATGTTCATGCAGCTGCTGCAGTTCCTGACGATCCCGGTCAGCGAGATGTTCCGCGACCCCAGCCACTTCCTGGCGCTGCGCAACGAGGTGGTGCCGCTGCTGCGCACCTGGCCGTCGATCAAGATCTGGATCGCCGGGTGCAGCACGGGGGAGGAGGTGTATTCGATGGCCATCCTGCTGCGCGAAGAGGGTCTGCTCGATCGCACCATCATCTACGCCACCGACATCAACCCTCGTTCGCTGGAGAAGGCCAAGCAGGGCATCTATTCGATGCAGAGCATGCGCGAGTACGAAGAGAACTACCGCAGGGCCGGTGGCCGTCGGGACTTTTCCGAGTACTACACCGCAGCCTACGGTAACGCCATCATGGACAGCAGCCTGCGCGATAACGTGACCTTCGCCGACCACAGCCTGGCCACCGACAGTGTGTTCTCGGAAACCCAGCTGGTGTCGTGCCGCAATGTGCTGATCTACTTCAACAAGGCGCTGCAGGACAGGGCCCTGGGGCTGTTCCACGAGTCCTTGTGCCACCGCGGTTTCCTGGTGCTGGGCAGCAAGGAGTCGGTGGACTTCTCCGCCTACGCAGAGCGCTTCGAGCCGTTGGTCAAGCCTGAACGGATCTACCGCAAATCATGA
- a CDS encoding chemotaxis protein CheB, with protein MNGVNAVVIGASAGGVAALLQVLGGLPVGFTTPVLCVLHLPDDRHSQLAEVLQRRVHRPVCEAHDKQVIAPGQIYVATPGYHLSVERDFSLSLSQEEPVHFSRPAIDYLFMSAADAFGDGLLGILLTGANEDGAAGLAYIKNSGGRTVVQDPRDAQVALMPEAALALHQPDHILSLSGIEQLLANLESSAC; from the coding sequence ATGAACGGCGTAAACGCGGTAGTGATCGGCGCCTCGGCGGGCGGCGTGGCGGCCCTGTTGCAAGTGCTCGGCGGCCTGCCGGTGGGGTTCACCACGCCGGTGCTGTGCGTGCTGCACCTGCCCGATGATCGCCACAGTCAGCTTGCCGAAGTGCTGCAGCGGCGGGTGCATCGGCCGGTGTGCGAGGCGCATGACAAGCAGGTGATCGCCCCCGGCCAGATCTACGTGGCCACGCCCGGCTACCACTTGTCGGTCGAGCGCGACTTCAGCCTGTCGCTGAGCCAGGAAGAGCCGGTGCATTTCTCGCGCCCAGCGATCGATTACCTGTTCATGTCGGCGGCCGATGCATTCGGCGACGGCCTGCTTGGCATCCTCCTCACCGGGGCCAATGAGGACGGCGCCGCCGGCCTTGCCTACATCAAGAACAGCGGCGGCCGGACCGTGGTCCAGGACCCCCGCGATGCTCAGGTGGCGTTGATGCCGGAGGCCGCACTGGCCCTGCATCAGCCAGACCATATACTTTCTCTGAGCGGCATCGAGCAGTTGCTCGCAAACCTGGAATCCAGCGCATGCTAA
- a CDS encoding 3-hydroxybutyryl-CoA dehydrogenase: protein MSIEQIAVIGAGTMGNGIAQVCAVAGYSVLLVDVSDAALERGVATLSKNLERQVNKGTLDAERAEAAKSRIRTSTDYAQLKTAQLVIEAATENLQLKQRILQQVAENVTTDCLIATNTSSLSVTQLAASIEHPERFIGVHFFNPVPMMALVEIIRGLQTSDSTYAQALVVTEKLGKTPITAGNRPGFVVNRILVPMINEAILVRQEGLASAEDIDTGMRLGCNQPIGPLALADLIGLDTLLAIMEAFHEGFCDSKYRPAPLLKEMVAAGWLGRKTGRGFYSY from the coding sequence ATGAGCATTGAACAGATCGCCGTGATCGGCGCCGGCACCATGGGCAATGGCATTGCCCAGGTGTGCGCGGTCGCCGGCTACTCGGTACTGCTGGTGGACGTTTCCGATGCCGCGCTGGAGCGCGGTGTGGCCACCTTGAGCAAGAACCTGGAGCGCCAGGTCAACAAGGGCACCCTCGACGCCGAGCGCGCCGAGGCGGCCAAATCGCGCATCCGTACCAGCACCGACTATGCCCAGCTCAAGACTGCGCAACTGGTAATCGAGGCGGCTACCGAGAACCTGCAGCTCAAGCAGCGCATCCTCCAGCAGGTGGCCGAAAACGTGACAACCGACTGCCTGATCGCCACCAACACTTCATCGCTGTCGGTTACCCAGCTGGCCGCCAGCATCGAGCACCCCGAGCGCTTCATCGGCGTGCATTTCTTCAACCCGGTGCCGATGATGGCGCTGGTGGAGATCATCCGCGGTCTGCAGACCAGCGACAGCACCTACGCGCAAGCCCTGGTGGTCACCGAGAAGCTGGGCAAGACGCCGATCACCGCCGGCAACCGCCCAGGCTTTGTGGTCAACCGCATCCTGGTGCCGATGATCAACGAAGCGATCCTGGTGCGCCAGGAAGGCCTGGCCAGCGCCGAAGACATCGACACCGGCATGCGCCTGGGCTGCAACCAGCCGATTGGCCCGCTGGCCCTGGCCGACCTGATCGGCCTGGACACCTTGCTGGCGATCATGGAGGCCTTCCACGAGGGCTTCTGCGACAGCAAGTACCGCCCTGCCCCGCTGCTCAAGGAAATGGTCGCGGCCGGCTGGCTGGGACGCAAGACCGGCCGCGGCTTCTACAGCTACTGA
- a CDS encoding response regulator produces the protein MQLLVVEDDDIVRMLMVEVLDELGYKAIEAENATSALRILEDPDQPLALLMTDVGLPDMRGEELAAKARALRPLLPVLFASGYAESLNVPEGMHMIGKPFSIEQLREKVVGILGTP, from the coding sequence ATGCAACTTCTGGTAGTCGAAGACGACGACATCGTACGCATGCTGATGGTCGAAGTGCTCGACGAGTTGGGCTACAAGGCCATCGAAGCGGAAAACGCCACGAGTGCCCTGCGCATTCTCGAAGACCCGGATCAGCCCTTGGCCCTGCTGATGACCGACGTGGGCCTGCCCGACATGCGCGGCGAAGAGCTGGCAGCCAAGGCCCGTGCGCTGCGCCCACTGCTGCCGGTGCTATTTGCCAGCGGCTATGCCGAGAGCCTGAACGTGCCTGAAGGGATGCACATGATCGGCAAGCCGTTCAGCATCGAACAGTTACGCGAAAAAGTGGTGGGGATTCTGGGTACGCCGTGA
- a CDS encoding response regulator, giving the protein MSEDAQDVVLVVEDEPAIRMILRDYLAGEGYHVLVAEDGEQAFAILASKPHLDLMVTDFRLPGGISGVEIAEPAVKLRPDLKVIFISGYPAEILESGSAIARKAPILAKPFDLDTLHQQIQALLR; this is encoded by the coding sequence ATGAGTGAAGATGCACAAGACGTGGTATTGGTGGTCGAGGATGAGCCGGCGATCCGCATGATCCTGCGCGACTACCTGGCCGGCGAGGGCTACCACGTGCTGGTGGCCGAAGACGGTGAGCAGGCGTTCGCGATCCTGGCCAGCAAGCCGCACCTGGACCTGATGGTGACCGATTTTCGCTTGCCGGGTGGGATTTCCGGGGTCGAGATTGCAGAGCCTGCGGTGAAGCTGAGGCCGGATTTGAAGGTGATCTTCATCAGCGGCTACCCGGCGGAGATCCTCGAGTCCGGCAGTGCGATCGCGCGTAAGGCACCGATCCTGGCCAAGCCGTTTGATCTGGATACCTTGCACCAACAGATCCAGGCCCTGCTGCGCTGA
- a CDS encoding histone-like nucleoid-structuring protein, MvaT/MvaU family, which yields MSRLAEFRAAEKALQEQMAQLEALKKDAGLKREIEFEQKLVGLMKSYDKSLRDIIAILDPKAVTRSTASAPKQTRRPRVVKVYENPHTGELIETKGGNHRGLKAWKEQYGAATVESWVR from the coding sequence GTGTCCAGACTTGCAGAGTTTCGTGCTGCCGAAAAAGCGCTCCAGGAACAAATGGCGCAACTGGAGGCGCTGAAAAAGGATGCCGGCCTCAAACGCGAAATCGAATTCGAGCAGAAACTAGTCGGCCTGATGAAAAGCTATGACAAAAGTCTGCGCGATATCATCGCCATCCTTGATCCAAAGGCTGTGACCCGCAGCACGGCCAGTGCGCCAAAACAGACACGCCGACCGCGCGTGGTGAAAGTGTACGAAAACCCTCATACGGGCGAGCTGATCGAGACCAAAGGCGGCAACCACCGCGGCCTCAAGGCCTGGAAAGAACAGTACGGTGCGGCGACGGTGGAAAGCTGGGTTCGCTGA
- a CDS encoding OprD family porin encodes MFAPFPLAPGRRVAGLLLLCAGAQAQAAGFLEDSTAKVEARTVYFNRDFRDGHSSASQGASKREEAAQGFILNFQSGYTQGPIGFGVDALGMFGFKLDSSPADSNSGLLPSSGHDPRHSENQYAKMGLAAKAKVSNTVFKYGSMMPDVPLLKYNDGRLLPTLFHGAMLTSEEVKDLKFTLARFNQYTARDSTDRQDVRVHCKNKRYACDIEADHVDLAGLDYRFNDRFSAQYQVSRLENIYRQHFLGFVASQPLAVGSLSADLRLIKSDDIGNAHAGEIDHRAFSGMLGYSLGGHKISAGWQRMYGESAMPYLDGTNPYLVNYAQVNDFAAAQERSWQLRYDYDFKALGVPGLTFFTRYINGDHIKVPGSNDEGKEWERDTEFKYQVQSGTFKDVSVRLRNSTYRSNYVKWARDMDETRVIVSYTFSIF; translated from the coding sequence ATGTTTGCCCCTTTTCCTCTCGCCCCCGGGCGCCGTGTTGCCGGCCTGTTGCTGTTGTGTGCCGGTGCTCAGGCCCAGGCTGCCGGTTTCCTTGAAGACAGTACTGCCAAGGTCGAAGCGCGCACTGTCTATTTCAACCGGGATTTTCGTGACGGCCACAGCAGCGCCAGTCAGGGCGCGTCCAAGCGCGAAGAAGCGGCGCAAGGTTTCATTCTGAATTTCCAGTCGGGTTATACCCAGGGCCCGATCGGTTTCGGCGTCGACGCCTTGGGCATGTTCGGTTTCAAACTCGACTCTAGCCCGGCCGACAGTAACAGCGGCTTGTTGCCTTCTTCCGGTCACGATCCGCGGCACTCCGAGAACCAGTACGCGAAGATGGGCCTGGCGGCCAAGGCCAAGGTTTCCAATACGGTGTTCAAGTACGGCTCGATGATGCCGGATGTGCCATTGTTGAAATACAACGATGGCCGTCTGCTGCCGACCCTGTTCCATGGCGCCATGCTGACGTCCGAAGAGGTGAAGGACCTCAAGTTCACCCTGGCCCGGTTCAACCAATACACGGCGCGTGACTCCACCGACCGCCAGGATGTTCGCGTGCACTGCAAGAACAAGCGTTATGCCTGCGATATCGAAGCGGATCACGTTGACCTGGCGGGCCTGGACTATCGCTTCAACGACCGCTTCAGTGCCCAGTACCAGGTGTCCAGGCTGGAAAACATCTACCGCCAGCACTTCCTCGGTTTCGTCGCCAGCCAGCCCCTTGCGGTCGGCAGCCTGTCGGCCGACCTGCGCCTGATCAAGAGTGATGACATCGGCAACGCCCATGCCGGCGAGATCGATCACCGCGCCTTCAGCGGCATGCTCGGCTACAGCCTGGGCGGTCACAAGATCAGCGCCGGCTGGCAGCGCATGTATGGCGAAAGCGCCATGCCGTACCTCGATGGCACCAACCCGTACCTGGTCAACTATGCGCAGGTCAATGACTTCGCCGCCGCCCAGGAGCGCTCCTGGCAACTGCGCTACGACTACGACTTCAAGGCGCTCGGCGTGCCTGGCCTGACCTTCTTCACCCGTTACATCAACGGCGACCATATCAAGGTCCCGGGCAGTAACGACGAGGGCAAGGAATGGGAACGCGACACCGAGTTCAAGTACCAGGTCCAGAGCGGCACCTTCAAGGATGTCAGCGTCCGCCTGCGTAACTCCACCTATCGCAGCAACTACGTGAAGTGGGCGCGGGACATGGACGAAACCCGGGTCATCGTCAGTTACACCTTCTCGATCTTCTAG
- a CDS encoding response regulator — MIQAASMDQRSFRKLLSRNIGLPLGLGLLGAVAFVAVINYLLSAMQWVEHTDRVIGNANETVKLSIDMETGMRGFLITGDERFLDPYEVAKPKILGSLQSLRSMVEDNPQQVDRIDRLIALQKAWNDFGGEMITQRRSGGDFREAIGNGRGKRITDEIRKEFDDLVGTEQQLRMSRHETVSSVTITAITAFVLFIVGLSGLLAYLGRRDLLALSSSYDDNLKAQQRSAERLEHQAWLRNGQTQLAEQVLGQLTLPMLGDNILRFFASYLGSVVGALYVRDGHGRLVRVASYGLDAEQQAREQVLASHDGLLAQAVREGRLLRLEDLPEDYYRLSSGLGSGLPRSALLMPASDDGQINGVIELGFLRPLQVRDDELMERVAGNLGMSIESARYRQRLQEVLAETQQLNEELQVQQEELKTANEELEEQSRVLKESQAHLETQQAELEQTNEQLSERTDALDRKNDELSQAQQELQARADDLQRSSKYKSEFLANMSHELRTPLNSSLILAKLLAENGEGNLSGEQVKFAESIYSAGNDLLNLINDILDIAKVEAGKLEVRPETTQLERLVEGLRGMFLPLAEHKGLGFEVKIEGQVPATLFTDRQRLEQILKNLLSNAIKFTDHGQVSMAISHQAGTGIVFAVRDSGIGIAADQQQAIFGAFHQVDGSSNRRYGGTGLGLSISRDLAHLLGGQISVDSSPGQGSVFSLILPERYEVDTDEVEALSLRPAVDTLPPAPKVAAPAAQKLPALAFADDRERAPFDNRCILVIEDEPNFARILFDLAHELGYSCLVAQGADEGFALAAQYIPDAILLDMRLPDHSGLTVLQRLKELAGTRHIPVHIISVEDRVEAAMHMGAVGYAVKPTSREQLKEVFARLEAKLTQKLKHILLVEDDDLQRESIARLIGDDDVEITAVAMAQDALALLRENVYDCMIIDLKLPDMLGNELLKRMTAEDIRAFPPVIVYTGRNLTREEETDLLKYSRSIIIKGARSPERLLDEVTLFLHKVESQLSHERQRMLKTARSRDKVFEGRKILLVDDDVRNIFALTSALEHKGAIVEIGRNGREAIERLEQHDDIDLVLMDVMMPEMDGFEATRLIRQQPRWRKLPIIAVTAKAMKDDQQRCLQAGANDYLAKPIDLDRLFSLIRVWLPQLERI; from the coding sequence ATGATTCAAGCAGCCTCGATGGACCAACGAAGCTTCCGCAAGCTGTTGAGCCGCAACATTGGCCTGCCGTTAGGCTTGGGCCTGCTCGGCGCCGTGGCCTTCGTCGCGGTCATCAATTACTTGCTGTCGGCCATGCAATGGGTCGAACACACCGACCGGGTCATCGGCAATGCCAACGAGACGGTCAAGCTGTCGATCGACATGGAAACCGGCATGCGCGGCTTCCTGATCACTGGCGATGAGCGCTTCCTCGACCCCTACGAGGTGGCCAAGCCGAAAATTCTCGGCAGTTTGCAGAGCCTGCGCAGCATGGTCGAGGACAACCCGCAGCAAGTCGACCGCATCGACCGCCTGATCGCCTTGCAGAAGGCCTGGAACGACTTCGGCGGCGAGATGATCACCCAGCGCCGCAGCGGCGGCGACTTCCGCGAGGCGATCGGCAATGGCCGCGGTAAGCGCATCACCGACGAAATCCGCAAGGAATTCGACGACCTGGTGGGCACCGAACAGCAGTTGCGCATGAGCCGCCACGAAACGGTCAGCAGCGTCACGATCACCGCCATTACCGCGTTCGTGCTGTTCATCGTCGGCCTCAGTGGTTTGCTGGCCTACCTGGGGCGGCGTGACCTACTGGCGCTGTCGAGCAGTTACGATGACAACCTCAAGGCCCAGCAGCGCTCGGCCGAACGCCTGGAACACCAAGCCTGGCTGCGCAACGGCCAGACCCAGCTCGCCGAGCAGGTGCTGGGGCAACTGACCCTGCCCATGCTTGGCGACAACATCCTGCGCTTCTTCGCCAGTTACCTGGGCAGCGTGGTCGGTGCGCTCTACGTGCGCGACGGCCACGGCCGCCTGGTGCGCGTGGCCAGCTATGGCCTGGATGCCGAACAGCAAGCCCGCGAACAGGTGCTGGCCAGCCACGATGGGCTGTTGGCTCAGGCGGTGCGCGAAGGCCGCCTGCTGCGCCTGGAAGACTTGCCGGAGGATTACTACCGCCTGAGCTCCGGCCTGGGCAGTGGCCTGCCGCGCAGCGCCCTGCTGATGCCGGCCAGCGACGACGGTCAGATCAATGGTGTGATCGAACTGGGCTTCCTGCGCCCTTTGCAGGTGCGCGACGACGAGCTGATGGAGCGGGTTGCCGGCAACCTCGGCATGTCCATCGAAAGTGCCCGCTACCGCCAGCGCCTGCAGGAAGTGCTGGCCGAGACCCAGCAGCTCAACGAAGAACTGCAGGTGCAGCAGGAAGAACTCAAGACCGCCAACGAAGAGCTCGAAGAGCAATCCCGGGTGCTCAAGGAGTCCCAGGCGCACCTGGAAACCCAGCAGGCCGAGCTCGAGCAGACCAACGAGCAGTTGTCCGAACGCACCGATGCCCTGGACCGCAAGAACGACGAATTGAGCCAGGCCCAGCAAGAGCTGCAGGCCCGCGCCGATGACCTGCAGCGCTCCAGCAAGTACAAGTCCGAGTTCCTTGCCAACATGTCCCACGAGCTGCGCACGCCGCTCAACAGCTCGCTGATCCTGGCCAAGCTGCTGGCCGAGAACGGCGAAGGCAACCTCAGCGGCGAGCAGGTCAAGTTCGCCGAATCCATCTACTCGGCCGGCAACGACCTGCTGAACCTGATCAACGACATTCTCGACATCGCCAAGGTCGAGGCCGGCAAGCTCGAAGTGCGCCCCGAGACCACCCAGCTGGAGCGCCTGGTCGAAGGCCTGCGCGGCATGTTCCTGCCACTGGCCGAGCACAAGGGCCTGGGTTTCGAGGTGAAGATCGAAGGGCAGGTGCCGGCCACGTTGTTCACCGACCGCCAGCGCCTGGAGCAGATTCTCAAGAACCTGCTGTCCAACGCCATCAAGTTCACCGACCATGGCCAGGTCAGCATGGCCATCAGCCACCAGGCCGGCACCGGCATCGTCTTTGCCGTGCGCGATTCGGGCATCGGCATCGCCGCCGACCAGCAGCAGGCGATCTTCGGTGCTTTCCACCAGGTCGACGGCAGCAGCAACCGCCGTTACGGCGGCACCGGCCTGGGCCTGTCGATTTCCCGCGACCTGGCGCATCTGCTGGGCGGGCAGATCAGCGTCGACAGCAGCCCTGGCCAGGGCAGCGTGTTCAGCCTGATCCTGCCTGAGCGCTATGAGGTCGATACCGATGAGGTCGAAGCCCTGAGCCTGCGCCCGGCGGTCGACACCTTGCCGCCTGCACCCAAGGTTGCCGCACCGGCGGCACAGAAGCTGCCGGCACTGGCCTTCGCCGACGACCGTGAACGGGCGCCGTTCGACAACCGCTGCATCCTGGTGATCGAGGACGAGCCGAACTTCGCTCGTATCCTCTTCGACCTGGCCCACGAGCTCGGCTACAGCTGCCTGGTGGCCCAGGGCGCCGATGAAGGCTTTGCCCTGGCGGCCCAGTACATTCCCGATGCGATCCTGCTCGACATGCGCCTGCCCGACCATTCCGGCCTCACCGTGCTGCAGCGCCTGAAGGAGCTGGCAGGCACCCGGCACATTCCGGTGCACATCATTTCCGTGGAGGACCGCGTAGAAGCGGCCATGCACATGGGCGCGGTGGGCTACGCAGTCAAGCCGACCAGCCGTGAACAGCTCAAAGAGGTGTTCGCCCGCCTGGAGGCCAAGCTCACCCAGAAGCTCAAGCACATCCTGCTGGTGGAAGACGACGACCTGCAGCGTGAGAGCATCGCCCGGCTGATCGGCGACGACGATGTCGAGATCACCGCCGTGGCCATGGCCCAGGACGCCCTGGCGCTGTTGCGCGAGAACGTCTACGACTGCATGATCATCGACCTCAAGCTGCCGGACATGCTCGGCAACGAGCTGCTCAAGCGCATGACCGCCGAGGACATCCGGGCCTTCCCGCCGGTGATCGTCTACACCGGGCGCAACCTGACCCGTGAAGAAGAAACCGACCTGCTCAAGTATTCGCGCTCGATCATCATCAAGGGCGCCCGCTCGCCGGAGCGTCTGCTCGACGAAGTGACATTGTTCCTGCACAAAGTCGAATCGCAGTTGTCCCATGAACGCCAACGCATGCTCAAGACCGCGCGCAGCCGCGACAAGGTGTTCGAGGGCCGCAAGATACTGCTGGTGGATGACGATGTGCGTAACATCTTTGCCCTCACCAGCGCCTTGGAGCACAAGGGCGCGATCGTCGAGATCGGCCGCAACGGGCGTGAAGCCATCGAGCGCCTGGAGCAGCACGACGACATCGACCTGGTGCTGATGGACGTGATGATGCCGGAGATGGACGGTTTCGAGGCCACCCGGCTGATCCGCCAGCAACCACGTTGGCGCAAGCTGCCGATCATCGCCGTGACCGCCAAGGCGATGAAGGACGACCAGCAGCGATGCCTGCAGGCTGGCGCCAATGATTACCTGGCCAAACCGATCGACCTGGACCGCCTGTTCTCGTTGATCCGTGTCTGGCTGCCGCAACTGGAGCGAATTTGA
- a CDS encoding TetR/AcrR family transcriptional regulator, whose protein sequence is MAPVNAAMRCTSFEERRDRAMALFAEKGFGQVSMRELAAHVGLTPGSLYHHFPSKQDLLFDLIEELYEELQATLELGRRAMARGGSALSCLIAAHWQLHAERPLQFRLAERDFCCLSEAQQERLAALRKRYETGLLRLIAPQAKLPGDALAATAQVVATLLNQLPGMLKALPEAQGLGLMENLLVGGIERTLG, encoded by the coding sequence ATGGCCCCGGTCAATGCCGCAATGCGCTGCACCAGCTTCGAAGAGCGACGAGACCGGGCCATGGCGCTGTTTGCCGAGAAAGGCTTCGGCCAGGTGAGCATGCGCGAACTGGCTGCGCACGTGGGGTTGACGCCGGGTTCGCTGTATCACCACTTTCCCAGCAAGCAGGACCTGCTGTTCGACCTGATCGAGGAGCTGTACGAAGAGCTGCAAGCGACCTTGGAGCTTGGCCGGCGGGCCATGGCCAGGGGTGGTTCTGCACTTTCCTGCCTGATTGCGGCACATTGGCAACTGCATGCCGAGCGGCCCTTGCAGTTTCGCTTGGCCGAGCGGGATTTCTGCTGCTTGAGCGAGGCGCAGCAGGAGCGCCTGGCAGCGTTGCGCAAACGCTATGAGACGGGTTTGCTGCGCTTGATCGCGCCTCAGGCGAAATTGCCGGGGGATGCGCTGGCGGCTACCGCCCAGGTGGTGGCGACCTTGCTCAACCAGTTGCCGGGGATGCTCAAGGCATTGCCCGAGGCGCAAGGGCTGGGGCTGATGGAGAACCTGCTGGTCGGGGGGATCGAGCGCACGCTGGGTTGA